From the Juglans microcarpa x Juglans regia isolate MS1-56 chromosome 3D, Jm3101_v1.0, whole genome shotgun sequence genome, the window tccatacaccacatacttgtcataagaaaaatgaaaaaaaaaattttaaataagtgaagtgtgtggtgtgtgggaatgataagtagaattattcttacACTCGGACATTCTCTTTTTTCAACATTTACTAAGTGTTCTATATTTAATTACTCTTCCAGTTAAGCCTTACTTCTAGCTGAGTGCAACCGCAGAGCAAATCCTTCAGATCAGAAATATCAATCGTCTGCCCTCTTTTTTCGGCCACTGAACCCAAGCAGAGAGACCTGAAGAAATTAAACACCCAAAGCTAATAATCCCACCACTAAAATTAGGCAACAACTTAAACCATGCCATTATAAATCTAATGATCACGTATATGTATCTTCACCGAATTAGGATCCTCTTacgtttttctttttggctaaGTCCACTCTGAAAGTGTTAAcaattagtttttaattaaatagatacGATTCTTCATCTCAACCATACGACTCAAAAGAGATGCACAGATTAAAATCCTACAGCTACGCTTCAAGcacaaaaaaatagagagagaaaaccTTAGATCCGGGCATCGCCTGCCGATCTCAGAAAGAAGTTTCCCGCTAAAATTGGCGCAATTGTGCAGGCACAGTTCGTGCAATGGAGGACGAAGCAAGAGCTTGATTGCCGAATCGTTGAGGCGATCGCAGTCAATTTTAAGGCTCTTCAGGTAAGGGTTTGGAGGCTGCAACAAAGGCCGCAGCAAATCCACTGAAGGAGCAATATCCTGCGACAGCAACCGACCAGAAAGAAATTAACcgaaaattaaatgaaaagggaagggtaagagaaaaataataaagaaactttTGGAATAACAAAATCCAAAAGTTATAAGTTTTTTAATCCATCTTTCCGTTTCTCAGCACCGAGTAAAACTTTGGGGAATGTTTGTTTAGACATTTTTATAGAGAAGCAAACAAGGCTGCTCATTATATTGCTAGAGAAATGTTGATAGAATCAACATGCGGTGGGATTGTATTCCGGACTTTTTTACCTCAAACTTGTGGTTTGATTTATGTCTGTAATTCCTCTTTGGATTAATGAAGTTCATggtttgttataaaaaaaaaaatgttagaagCCAAAATTCTAAATGTTTTCTCCATTTCCATGAAATTCTCGGCATCCAAACGGGGCAAAGGGTTTTCTAAGGAGGTATAACGAGAGAGGAAGTTACTCACGAGGAGGTGGAAGGTGGGGAGGAAGGAGAGGATCTGAGAGGCGCAGGTCCTGAAGGCGGTACACGTGGACGCGGCACAGCAGATCGATCCGACGTCGAGTTTCGTCATGATGGTGGCGAGTAGTGCCGGTGGCAGGAGCTCCAGGCTCTTCTCTCGGGGCTCGTTGGTACCCATGGAATTCTCGGACAAATTGGCTGTAGGACCTCGCGGTCAATGTGTTCCCTATCGCCACTGCGTGGCATGTTAGTTCCGACTTCCGAGTGCCGACCTTGAGTACGCTTGGAGTTTACCCACGTGACAGATTTTTATTGGCTACAATCTTAGGGTGTTTCTTCTTGTTTAATAGTATCAAATCTGTTAACGCCCGAAAACACAAAGTTCGGAAGGAAAGAAAGATTTATTCTCGGAATGAGCTTAGGTGGGTGGGGGCCTCGATCAGTGTTGTTTGGAGCTTTCAACAGTAGTTTAGTGCGATTGTACGGTATTGATGCGTTCATCCataatagtaaatagtattttaatacagagaaaataagaataaatgaATATACAGATTTAAGTAGTTCGACACTCGACCTACATCCACCAGggtttggagatggaagattctattataatatgtttatttacaatctctcatttCCTCTTATTTTTCACTGTACAATGGAAGCTAGACATCTACTAGCTGGAGAAGATACTCTCTCTGGAACTCTCTGActtgaggttgaagaagaagaagtcgaagTCAATCCAAAAGTCCCCGAAACTGTAGGCACCTTGATATGAAcctgcgggaatgaaatcccttgaattcaaagtcaatttgaaaactccccaagaaagctaaaatcaagtcaatggatgaagaATCTAGATTCGATGAGAATTcatttcaagaatctagattatattaaaatctagatccattgaagaacctgtctcaagaacccatattacaaaggaggaacgtcacaaaagttgtgatttacctttgagaagttcaaaagttcaatcaagaacaagaggagataaactcaactcacaatgaataaatttatcaaatttcataaatttcttaaaatgaggttataaagagtatttaaacctaaacctaattaaaaccctagcaaaAATAAAGCTCATTTTACCCAAAATAACCCTGGATGAACGGTGCCACGGCTACAGTgttgcggctacagtaacgctacagtaacgCTAAAGTAACCTctagaaaccctagttcaatgaaataataattttcccaacatgcccttgcataggccccctttAAGtcattcccataataaactcaattattctaaactaaaaaaataagtcatttaaatgaattaaataagttgaaagccttcaagtgcccaaagcctttaagtcatgttgttgtcctcttccataacttatcaaatgaatcgAAACTGGATATTTATCCTTCAAACCCATTTTGAACGTttggctcttgctagactcgtctcaaatggattgcatcaatcattTCACttcttccttgatcttcttagctcttatttttatatttagtcCATATGGAAcatacaaatgatctttaagtctagacccactttggttcccatcacacCCTGTCCTTTTTATCTGACCATCTTCATGTGTACACCTCAATAGTGGTGAGGATGTTTGCTTTGCATGTCTGACCCCATCTCCCTTTTCCACTTTCTCCGAACACCGTCACCCCTAGTCCCTTCTtgtcttctttcattttttcatatttttgtcttttagtGATGACCCATTTGATGGGCTGAATCTTTAAAATCACTTTGGGTCTGGTGTATTTTACCCCCTTACAAAattcttcacatttttttacGGTGTTCTTAACTTCTTAAAtaccaaaaaaccaaaaagtgttcatttggttttaaagaagtaatattttgatattttactACAAAACTATCTTCAAAACCCTAAACTACAACCTGAACATGCACGGGAAAAAATCCCTCCAATAAAATCTCTTAGATTACcatgtctcttttttttttttttttaaaacaaaatctcctttttttttgAGATTACCATGTACCCTTTAAAGGTACGAGACattgttttaaaataagattaacGGTATTAGATCAACATAAAGAAGGGGCTAATTTCATATTAAAGGAGGAGCTACCAATACCATTAATCCTACTACAATACGTCTTCTAGGGATTTAATAGACTAGTTGAAAGACACTGTTCCAAGGAAAACTTTCATCCTTCTGAAACTCATTGGCTCGCTACGCAATGAAATCCGCTTCCTGTTCTCATGAATCTGCAGTTGAAAGGGGAAATGCAATATGtttaactatataatacatGCCCATGAGCCGTTCCTCTAGCTCTAGGCTGAACAATACGCGCTGTGTTGCAATAATAGTTGAGGTTTTATGGCACTTAGATAATAAACTCGTTCTAGAACAAGAGTTGAGCCAAAatggaaaaggagaaagaagaagaagaatcaggCCACCAGATATCAGCAATATATAATCACAACTGAGTTACTGATACAAATCGGGTAGTCCTCATCGATGCCGACATCAGCTCTGCTGAAACTCCATTAACTTGCATCACCAACACTAAAACCTCTGTCAGCAGCATAATCCACAAAGCTATAAAGAGGTACCACACTCTCACCATACTTCTCAAACCCATCCAATTCCCTCTTGGCCTTGGCCCTAAGCTCCTCTGCCACCTCCATTGCCTTATCAACTCCATACACTCCTACATAACTCTTCCCCTTCTTTGGCTCTTTAGTTTCCTCAAATTTCCTCGATTTCTCTTCCAAAACATCATCCACAACTTGATACAACATCCCAACAGCTCTCCCATAACTCCTCAATCTCTGTATTTCGTCATCTCCAGCACCGGCTAGTAACCCTCCACACACTGCAGAGCACTCACCCATTTCCCCAAACTTCTTTTCTTGCACGAATTCAACAGCATTGGAACTGCCCTCAAGGTCAAGGAACTGACCAGCAGCCATGCCGGTGGACCCTACAGCTTGGGCAATCTCTGTAATCACACGTAGAAGACGGGCTTCAGGCACGAGGTCAAAAGGTGTATGGGAGACAATGTGGCGAAAGCCGAGTGGAAAGAGAGCGTCCCCGGCCAGGATTGCCATATCAACTCCATACATTGTGTGGTTTGAGGGCTGGCCTCGGCGTGAAGGGTCATCATCCATACAGGGAAGGTCGTCGTGGATCAGTGAAGCTGCATGAACCTGTTTAAGAACCAACGGAAATGACTCGATGAACCACAGCGGGAACGGGAGTAATAGTAAGATTCATTGTACAGGTTTTGAAACTAGAAAGAAACTGCCTTTCGGAAATTGTACAGGTTCTCAATTCGTTTTTTTGCCTAACCTTAAATTTTGGAAACCCAAAAGATTACTAGAAAGAAACTGAGTTTATTTTTCGGATTCAATTACGGCAAATTTCCAACGTAACAGAAGACATAACAGGCATTTAAGTACAGTTAtattgataagatttaatttataaaatttataaattaaaatatgctatataaatatttatatttaggtATACTCACACAATTTTCCTATTCACATTTACAAATATCCGTCTTTGCTTCTCAATAGAGTCGATCGAGTACTCGtcagtaatgttaaatatagtaAAAAGTAACTaggaattaaaaaatgaaaggaaagggtCAGGGAAAAGCAGAACCATTTCGAGGGCGCATGCGGTGGGGAAGGCAGCAAGGCGGTTGCCACCTAAGAGCTCGCAAGCGGCGACGCACATGACGGGTGGTGCTCGCTTGGCCCCCTTTGATAGCACCGAGTACCGCATGGCCTCGTAGATCTTCTCCGGGTACTGCACCCGAATCGCCTCCTCCAGACTCTGGTTTATCTCGCCAATCAAGGTCGTCCAGTATCCCTTCAGATCGAACTGGGTGGAAACCAGAGAAGAAGACGACGAGCAGTGAATCGGAGGTGCTTTGAGGTTTGTGGGTATTCTTCTTGGCAGGTAGAGATGAGGTCCGGACGACATTACCGGCGAGAAAGCCATCGCCTTTACTTCTTTTTCTTGGATACTATGTTTGACAACTCTTTCTCTGTAAGACTCTacctttaaacttttatctatttATGAATCCCTCGAGTGCGACTCTTGTTCGAATTGGGATAGTGGAAACGTGTGAAGTCAGTCACTCGAAGTTTCGGACTCTGAAGTGGAGGTTTTAGGTGAATGCTGTGATTGCAGCGACTCAGGAAGTTGGGTTGTGAATGTGATCTGTCCAATGAGAGCGGTGAAGGATAAAATTGACTTAGGAGTTGGGAGGAGACTTGGGAGTTGACTTGTTTATCACATCtgatttttttcctatattttattaaatcattAGGCgctctatttaaaaattaataaaaaaatttatttgaaagttgGTGTGTAAATCaatcttctattttattaaCAGAACGAATTGCTTTTCTTTTCGGAAAAATTCAAGactaaaatcttttttataagtaaaatattataatgtgtTTGCACTTTACACACCAGTTATCAGgtagaaaaattaaagaattaatagaGCAACGCATCCTCCTCATATTTAATATCACAGGGAGTGACTCGATGACAGGACGTTTCCTCGTAGAAATTCAATCCATATTGATTATCCATTCaatatctatataataataaaatattattattttaatattttttttatttaatttatttttatcacattttataattttattaattaaatattaataataattatattttaattaaattaatattaaaaaaaatcatattttcaaaagtcaatactaataataaaagtatttgattaaattcatctaaatttctatctaaatttcttaattacaaataaaataatatttttgtttggagtgagaaattaatattttaatatttacttagagtgataaattaatattttaatatttaataaatcaatAGTAATATTCTATCTTTGACTAAACATTTTAGttgaaatctaaattattttagatatttctAATTTAAGTGGAGTTTTTTTGACAgagattatttaaattttgacaaTTATTCTCATTTGACCAAATGAACGAGAATGTTAGCGGccaagaatgaaaggaaatgaggTAATGAGTTCCGATCTAATATCCAGCCCGATTAATACCAGCAAGTCCAAGTGAAGTAATGCCTATATCCAGCTGGGATGAGTCTCCATCCCAGACTATTGCTTTTAAAAGCTCCCAAACGTTGTTGATCGGATCTCTATCTTGGAGTCCCCATGAATGTACCCAATCTCTCTGCCTCTTTGTCAATGCGTTGGTCGAATTTGCAGACTAAACGACGTCCCTACACTTTGGCCCTCCCCCTCAGAGTGGCTGTAATGGATCTGGACCGAATCGAGTTTTTGGGTTATCAAGTCGAGTTGAATTCAAATAATTCAAGCTTGAGCTCGCCGAGCCGATCCAAACTTGAGCTGGTCAAACATAAACTTTAGTCGAgtcgaattatttatttatatttatctatactCTTTAACAAGCCTAAGCTCAACCGAATTATTACATGTTTTGTTTAcactctttttatatatatatatatatatttatttttaaatgaattgaataattaaaaatatcaaattacaaaaaatatataaaaaatgtaatgaaaTTTGTACAACTAATACATCAAActtatattgaattataaaattataatatttttatgaatacatTTCTTATATGGTTTCTACATTGTAGTACATGAAACTACCAAAGTCCTACATACTAACTATATactataaataatcatttaagtACTTAATTAACTAACATATAATTGTGaactatattcaatatataggaaTAAATGACTAGGCATTAAGTAACTGTGttatatactacatatttaattacaaaggtaactatgcttatattattaaatttaatgtgTATAGaagcatgtatatatgtatatatatatatatatatatctgtgtgtgtatAAATTAATGCTGGACTCGAGCACGAACCAGCAAGACAGTTTGTATTTTCTTGTTGATGTGTGCTCAACTTCATTTGTTTATATCGGGTCGTATGCTCGAGTTATTGGACAGAATGTCCTCGTTCGCTGTGGATAGCTAAGCTGGCAAACATCCACGTTAGTATGAAAAATTCCTTGAAACTAAGAATTGTAGGGCTTTACCCCAGAGGGGAGCCCTTCCAGAAATTCTCGAAGGCCAGGGACGAACCCAGGCCTAAGAGGGGGTTTGGAAATAGTTTTCAACCAGCAATAGACGCGCCTCGGTTAGAACCTCACTAGCTGCGTCATTGCCCCAAGCGCAAAGATGCGTTTCGTCTTCATTTTGCTCTAGTTTTATATTCACCCATGCAATTCGGTCTGCCAAAAcaaagcaatgtgggacttaaaattaactttatgcACAACAAAAATTTTCCGTTCGGTTTCTCCCTCATTTTCAGCACCTGAGCCAGTGAACATATTCCTTTGGACAATGCCAGTCCTCCGGCTCCCACTCCCAGCTCTCGCTGGGTGTTATCgctagcatatttttttttttgtttttgtttttaactttgTGATTAAATAAGtgttatttaatgattttatttaatgattttataaatttttttaaaagagtatttACAagtaaatacatgtaaaaaataaaagcaaaaaaaaaaagaaaaaaaaaaacaccaaaataacTAACGAGAACCAACGGTGGCTATAGtgcaaggaaaatgatattctcaCCAATGGTTCTTACTACTCGGTATTATCactggaattttttattttttcttaataattaaggaaatattttttaataatattgtatttttttatttttttaaaaaatattgaaaagtgtaaaaaaatacacgtaaaaaagataacaaaaaaaaaagaacaattatgCCTAACGGTAGCTCTCAGCAGTGAGAGCTAGCAGCGGTAGATGTAGCACtgccattttcattttcaacgtTACGTTTATTATTGTAcgaaattttagttttttaagctcagtttggattgagagttattttcaactcatctcatcattataatttttacaaattcttatacaaaatagaataaacaattcaattttttaaaattataaataataataatattaaaaaataatattttaataatattttattcaatttttaactttcatctcatctcatctcatctcaactcaatagtCAAACCTTACCTTAATGGAACGCGTGTGGAAAAGACAGTAAAAGTAAACAAACTTTTCCATTATCATAGATGCACTTAAAACACCAAGCAAACTGCATCAACACAATGGTCTTATAGCGGTAGCCATGACAATTAACACAAACTGAAAGAAATTAGAACACTCATAAAGACTAAGAACCAGGCACATTCCTTTgacttactatatatatgaatttaaggAAATGCCTCAATTACAGATTGCACAGCACGAATGGGTTTCGCCCGGTACCTGCTAAATCCTGCCTTCCCAAGAACAAGTCCCCACTCCTCTAAAGTTCTCTCTTTGCCCGTTGTAGTATGAGCCATCATTATCATGTCTAGCGCCAACCTCGCATCTGTTAGTTTGTCCGATATTTTCGCTTCTTGATCAATTACAGCCTCAACAATTATCACCTTCCCTTTGTCCTCCGGAATAGCTTCTCTGCATTTTTTCAGGATTTGGATGCATTCGTTGTCTCCCCAATCATGCAGAACCCACTGCGATTCACAAACGTAATACATAAAGGAATATTTAAGCCAATGAGCTAGACATCGTCAAGGATACTAATCAAATAAATGACATACGTTGATGACAACATTTTCATCGTGGACCAAACTTACCATTAGGAAAGCAGCATCAGCCTTTGGAACACTTGCAAACATGTCACCTCCGACATGTTCAATTCCGGGAACTCTGCCGCATCAGAGACAACATGGGGAAGATCAAAGTTGATGCCTCGAATCCATTGACACGACTTAACCAACAACTGCAAAGTCGTTCCGTTGCCTCCACCCACGTCCACCAAACTGCGAAGCCCGTCAAATACCTCTGGACAACCTTGAAGAATCGCAGGCACCACCAACCTGGCATCACACGCCATTGCTTCATTGAGGAGACGGCTATGACCAGGATTTTCTGCTGCATACCTCCATATGTCTTCACCATGAACTACATCAAACGGTGCAGTCTCATAGGCTAGGACACGGGCACTTAGGCTATGCCATGGTGCCAGCATAACTGGGCTGctctcaaacaaaataagagCAGCCATGCTATGTTCTCCATTCCGCAAAAGACGGCTAGATAGACGTGTTTGTGCATAACCTGGGGAGCCTTGGGTGATGGGCATCTCTTTGAATATTCCGCGGTGCGTTAGGAACCTCATGACGCGGTAGAGTGGGGACGGATCGCAACCTAGAGTTGATGACAACTCGGAGAGTGTCATAGGGCCTCCTCCATGGCTTTCAATGGTATCAGCTATCCCAAGTTCAATGGCGCACTTGACTACTGCCATTTCTGTGAACCCGAATATGTATTTCCAGATACCCACTTCCGCTTGTTCTTCTCCCTCATCCCACTCTGATCTCTGTGTATTTtccatctctttctccctctgtTTGAGCAAGCTCTATTAATTGCAGATGTGGTGAGACATTTCAGGTTaaagcttcatatatatatacaagagtcatctatgtttatcatttttcaagaaTGATTGCCGCATCAGGAAATGTATTTGTCACAATGATACTTTCATGCCACCACTGCTATTTTTTTAACGATAATTCAACAGGGAAGACTGGCCCTCTAATGTGGACGAGTGCtgcatgttttttatttttatttttttattgtaattaaagATAGCTAGGCCATAGACAAGACGTTTGTGCATGCATTCAAATCACGTTTAATTTACTAAAAGGGAAATACCCAATGTATAAATAGATTACGTcaaaataatctcacatattaacatgattttacgtgatttgtcagattataaaattaattttattataaaatatatctaatagatcaaataaaatcatattagtttgtgtgattatttttatataattcatttataaatatagcattactcttactAAAAAAGTGACTAAAAACTTTTACTCATAAAACCCATGATTTAGCCTTGATCAATGAACCGGCCGTGATTACACTGTTAGTTGATGCAATTGTGCATGTTGGGTCTGTGGAGTCTAATTTGTCAAATGAGAAAACGTGAAGCGGAAACAGAGAGAATAAcctaaaatatgtttttcaagAGTTTTTGTTGTATGCCTATATATAACTCCACAATTTATTCCTATTTTTCACTGAATAGACTCCTCTACAACTCCATAAACGTAGGCACGTTTTCAAATTATGTAAATCTCTATATCATGTGTGATTGTTATATTTTTCGTTGCCTTTTGCTGGTTTGTAACATCATTGGTAAATTGGTAAGAACTTGATGGATTTTTTGCAACAGTGCACAATCTAGCCCAACTGGTGATCACATTATCTTGATTACATAATTAATGTGATAACCCATTTTGATAAAAGATACAGGTATGTGGTGTATTAGATCATACattgtttgaaaatgataagtttttactctttataatgttttaatagactctaattatatcattgactagtctttttaaaatataagtcaTGCAGTTATGATTCTATAAACACCTAAGAGGAATTTTGATTAATGTTGGAGTATAGGTTAGAAAATTGCAAAACTCTAGGACATGATTTTTAGATATTAGGCttcaatatttaattataagaatgacataagaatttttttataggagtatttttttttaaagatcagGCATTTCATTGGGCATTACAATTACAGTATTAGTTTGAATCTTCAAgtcctctcaactcatttcaatttatcattacaactttttcaaatttcaacataaaatataataaacaatttaactttttcaaatcctaaaataataataatattaaaaaatattctaacaatattttatcatctcaactcaactcatttcaacatctaaacatactATATATCCACAATGTCGGGGGCAGAATATACCTTGTTCCGAACCTTTAACCAATATTgcccttttgttttgttggttgaTACATGAACTCAGGTTCTTCATGTGTTCGTGCAAAAACATGTGCTATGCTTAATTTATTCgatcttttgttttgttggttggTAAATGAACTCAGGTTTTTCATGGGTTCATGCAAAAACATGTGTTATgcttaatttattcttttttatgtaCCACACCAGCATTTTTAAGCTTTAGTGCAGATACGGGATATTTCCAAATCTCGgcctcataatattttataaaattttcatgcaAACTTTTGGGTGCGGTAAGTCCtttggtaaaaaagaaaaagacagccattatggttaaaaaaatgagttgcgTTACATatactcatttttatatattttttacacattttattGTTGtgattaactaaaataattattttatattaaaaaaaagtgatataaCCAATCACAttgcatataaaatttttataaaaaaaatatatatcaaagagACTTGTCTTGAACGGTCTTAGACTTGTTTCCAGTATAattctaaatattataaatgtgCAACACGAccttaatttaaaatcacaacTTCTAAGCTTAGGGGCTGATGGCCTTTATAATTGTAGGCTAAGATCAtatgtatagatatatatatatatatatatattctaatatttaacggaaattaatatatcatataaattttataatgtttAATGAGAAAGAAATATTTGAGATAGACAATTAATGCAAAGAAAGATGTTGATCCAATTTTTCATGCATTCATGCAAAGCATGTGCTTTTGCAAAAGATGGAATCCAAAACCCCAAAACAGTGATAATTGGCAGATGGATCGGTCCATTTATATAATCATTGTAGTAATTTGTCGGCCATATATGCATTgcttacaaaatataataagataaacCTGAGGCAGAAACGTAAAATAAGAGGCGTGAATTTACCAAAGTGGAAAACAAACGTGTCAGGTCCCATGTCCCTCATTTACTAATAAGCAATATCCCATGTGAGATTCAGATAATTATGTTCATGTAATgtgttattaaataataaatggacCACAAAATCACAAAGGTTCAAATCCAGCTCAAGCTTGAAAAACAAAATGCTCCCTATGAGAAGAGAATCTGGGATTGATGAATCTTACGtttgaataaaataacttacaagGAGAGATACTCTTTAGGTAAAACGATTGAATTCTCTTGATAATCAAAAAATGCAGAAACCATATATAGATGTGAAAAAGatgttgggtttttttatttgtagcaTGACCTTGTTTTACGGTTGTTTGATTTGATGATCCAACCAGACAAAATTTTATTacgttattttgtttttggatttttaactCGCCCTCGTTTAGAAGGAGGGGAGGTTTTCAGGGACAAATACTCTAAAAAAATCTTGGACCCTCTTTTGCTT encodes:
- the LOC121255988 gene encoding heterodimeric geranylgeranyl pyrophosphate synthase small subunit, chloroplastic-like, translating into MAFSPVMSSGPHLYLPRRIPTNLKAPPIHCSSSSSLVSTQFDLKGYWTTLIGEINQSLEEAIRVQYPEKIYEAMRYSVLSKGAKRAPPVMCVAACELLGGNRLAAFPTACALEMVHAASLIHDDLPCMDDDPSRRGQPSNHTMYGVDMAILAGDALFPLGFRHIVSHTPFDLVPEARLLRVITEIAQAVGSTGMAAGQFLDLEGSSNAVEFVQEKKFGEMGECSAVCGGLLAGAGDDEIQRLRSYGRAVGMLYQVVDDVLEEKSRKFEETKEPKKGKSYVGVYGVDKAMEVAEELRAKAKRELDGFEKYGESVVPLYSFVDYAADRGFSVGDAS
- the LOC121255875 gene encoding LOW QUALITY PROTEIN: acetylserotonin O-methyltransferase-like (The sequence of the model RefSeq protein was modified relative to this genomic sequence to represent the inferred CDS: inserted 1 base in 1 codon) produces the protein MENTQRSEWDEGEEQAEVGIWKYIFGFTEMAVVKCAIELGIADTIESHGGGPMTLSELSSTLGCDPSPLYRVMRFLTHRGIFKEMPITQGSPGYAQTRLSSRLLRNGEHSMAALILFESSPVMLAPWHSLSARVLAYETAPFDVVHGEDIWRYAAENPGHSRLLNEAMACDARLVVPAILQGCPEVFDGLRSLVDVGGGNGTTLQLLVKSCQWIRGINFDLPHVVSDAAXVPGIEHVGGDMFASVPKADAAFLMWVLHDWGDNECIQILKKCREAIPEDKGKVIIVEAVIDQEAKISDKLTDARLALDMIMMAHTTTGKERTLEEWGLVLGKAGFSRYRAKPIRAVQSVIEAFP